One genomic segment of Sphingomonas sp. KR3-1 includes these proteins:
- a CDS encoding ParA family protein yields the protein MATVAIYSLKGGVGKTTLAVNLAWASATLSSRRTLLWDLDPQAASTFLVEPHGKTRDQAQAIFTKDVAPAKLIQHTGVERLDLIGADASLRGLDLVFHELDKKKRLAKLLGELDKAYDRMLLDCPPGLTETSEQVMRAADLIVVPVIPSPLSTRAFEEVSAHLARKGGKVPLMPVHSMVDRRRKLHAEAVAAHPDWPVIPMASIVEAMSVHRAAVGSYAPRTPGAQAFAELWQAIERRLAGKKH from the coding sequence GTGGCTACGGTCGCAATCTACAGCCTCAAGGGCGGCGTCGGCAAAACGACGCTGGCGGTGAACCTCGCCTGGGCCTCGGCCACGCTCTCGTCCCGCCGCACCCTGCTCTGGGACCTCGACCCGCAGGCCGCCTCGACCTTCCTGGTCGAGCCGCACGGCAAGACGCGGGACCAGGCCCAGGCGATCTTCACCAAGGACGTCGCACCGGCCAAGCTGATCCAGCACACCGGGGTCGAGCGGCTCGACCTGATCGGCGCCGACGCGTCGTTGCGCGGCCTCGACCTGGTCTTCCACGAGCTCGACAAGAAGAAGCGGCTCGCCAAGCTGCTCGGCGAGCTCGACAAGGCCTATGACCGGATGCTGCTCGATTGCCCGCCGGGCCTCACCGAGACCAGCGAGCAGGTGATGCGCGCCGCGGACCTGATCGTCGTGCCGGTGATCCCCTCGCCGCTCTCCACCCGCGCCTTCGAGGAAGTCTCGGCGCATCTGGCCCGCAAGGGCGGCAAGGTGCCGCTGATGCCGGTCCACTCGATGGTCGATCGCCGGCGCAAGCTGCATGCCGAAGCCGTCGCCGCGCATCCCGATTGGCCGGTGATCCCGATGGCCAGCATCGTCGAGGCGATGAGCGTGCACCGCGCCGCGGTGGGCAGCTATGCGCCGCGCACGCCCGGCGCCCAGGCGTTCGCCGAGCTCTGGCAGGCGATCGAGCGCCGCCTGGCAGGCAAGAAGCATTGA
- a CDS encoding type VI secretion protein ImpB: MPDASRLASPLPAAAAPSHPAERAAEARARECHGLCDFPAPILAFPPRPLRWLYLDLNSYFASVEQQLNPALRGRPVIVAPVDSDTTVAIAASVEAKKYGISTGTPVWEAKRLCRELLITPARHEHYVAFHEAIVAEIWKHVPVTHVCSIDEVACRLLDNENGTEAAIALAHRIKAGIRANIGSCLTSSVGIAPNRLLAKLASDMQKPDGLVVLGAEKLPECLFGLRLRDISGIGAKMEKRLAQDGILDIRQYCARRPRDAGNAWGGVNGDRLWYLLHGVELPDKPTQSRTIGHSHVLSPSKRGLEPTRLTARRLALKAASRLRRKGYRARLLVLHGKFEDDKSGWRASIKLPATQDSFVVLHALDQLFPRLAEAGRGRPGGFRLRMVGVTLCEIEGVEGEQGSLFAALDPDDPLARETRTLALSRAMDRINEKFGRNAVSVGPLHGGRIDRVGTKIAFGRIPEMSEFHE, translated from the coding sequence ATGCCCGATGCGAGTCGCCTTGCCTCCCCATTGCCCGCCGCGGCGGCCCCGTCGCATCCGGCGGAGCGCGCCGCCGAGGCTCGCGCGCGTGAATGTCATGGCCTTTGTGACTTTCCGGCCCCGATCCTCGCCTTTCCGCCCCGGCCGCTGCGCTGGCTCTATCTCGACCTCAATTCCTATTTCGCCAGCGTCGAACAGCAGCTGAACCCGGCGCTGCGCGGCCGCCCGGTGATCGTCGCGCCGGTGGACAGCGACACCACCGTCGCCATCGCCGCGTCGGTCGAGGCCAAGAAATACGGCATCTCCACCGGCACGCCGGTCTGGGAAGCCAAGCGTCTGTGCCGGGAGCTGCTGATCACCCCCGCACGGCACGAGCACTATGTCGCGTTCCACGAGGCGATCGTCGCGGAGATCTGGAAGCACGTGCCCGTCACGCATGTCTGCTCGATCGACGAGGTCGCGTGCCGCCTGCTCGACAACGAGAACGGCACCGAGGCGGCAATCGCCCTCGCCCACCGGATCAAGGCGGGCATCCGCGCGAATATCGGGTCCTGCCTGACCAGTTCGGTCGGCATCGCGCCCAATCGCCTGCTCGCCAAGCTGGCGTCGGACATGCAGAAGCCCGACGGGCTCGTCGTGCTCGGCGCGGAGAAGCTTCCCGAATGCCTGTTCGGGCTCAGGCTGCGCGACATCTCCGGCATCGGCGCCAAGATGGAGAAGCGGCTGGCGCAAGACGGCATCCTCGACATTCGCCAATATTGCGCGCGGCGACCGCGCGATGCCGGCAACGCCTGGGGCGGCGTCAATGGCGATCGGCTCTGGTATCTGCTCCACGGCGTCGAGCTGCCCGACAAGCCGACGCAGAGCCGCACGATCGGGCACAGCCATGTGCTCTCGCCCTCGAAGCGCGGGCTCGAGCCCACCCGCCTCACTGCGCGGCGGCTCGCGCTCAAGGCGGCCAGCCGGTTGCGCCGCAAGGGCTATCGCGCCCGGTTGCTGGTGCTCCACGGCAAGTTCGAGGACGACAAGTCAGGCTGGCGCGCGTCGATCAAGCTGCCCGCCACGCAGGACAGCTTCGTCGTGCTCCACGCGCTCGACCAGCTCTTCCCGCGCCTGGCCGAGGCGGGGCGCGGCCGGCCCGGCGGTTTCCGCCTGCGCATGGTCGGCGTCACGCTGTGCGAGATCGAGGGCGTCGAGGGCGAGCAAGGCTCGCTGTTCGCCGCGCTCGATCCCGACGATCCGCTCGCCCGCGAGACGCGCACGCTGGCGCTCAGCCGCGCGATGGACCGGATCAACGAGAAGTTCGGGCGCAACGCCGTGTCCGTGGGTCCGCTGCATGGCGGCAGAATCGATCGCGTCGGCACCAAGATCGCGTTCGGACGTATCCCGGAAATGAGCGAATTCCATGAGTGA
- the aat gene encoding leucyl/phenylalanyl-tRNA--protein transferase: MSRAQPPQQELDPDLVLRAYAMGVFPMADHRDAASVYWVEPKQRGVLPLDGFHFSHSLRKLIRAGRFRLTVDAAFEEIIELCAESAEDRPDTWINGPIERVFLELHRRGFAHSVECWDGDRLAGGLYGLALGRAFFGESMVTRVPNASKVAFAHLVARLQAGGFTLLDCQFITEHLTTLGAIEIPRDDYVALLGGALGETSAGLALGVPSVDGDFFALDALPDPAPEPPAAGAGTVSGPLSRKVIAQLLGHTS, from the coding sequence TTGAGCCGGGCCCAGCCGCCCCAGCAGGAACTCGATCCCGACCTGGTGCTGCGCGCCTATGCGATGGGCGTGTTCCCGATGGCCGATCACCGCGACGCGGCGAGCGTCTATTGGGTCGAGCCCAAGCAGCGCGGCGTGCTGCCGCTGGACGGCTTCCACTTCTCGCATTCGCTGCGCAAGCTGATCCGCGCCGGCCGCTTCCGCCTCACCGTCGATGCCGCGTTCGAGGAGATCATCGAGCTCTGCGCCGAAAGCGCCGAGGACCGGCCCGATACCTGGATCAACGGCCCGATCGAGCGGGTCTTTCTCGAGCTGCACCGCCGCGGCTTCGCCCATTCGGTCGAGTGCTGGGACGGCGACCGGCTCGCCGGCGGCCTCTACGGGCTGGCGCTCGGCCGGGCGTTCTTCGGCGAGTCGATGGTGACCCGCGTGCCCAACGCCTCGAAGGTCGCGTTCGCGCATCTGGTCGCGCGGCTGCAGGCCGGCGGGTTCACGCTGCTCGATTGCCAGTTCATCACCGAACACCTGACCACGCTGGGCGCGATCGAGATCCCCCGCGACGACTATGTCGCGTTGCTGGGCGGCGCGCTGGGCGAGACCTCGGCCGGGCTTGCGCTCGGCGTGCCTTCGGTCGACGGCGACTTCTTCGCGCTCGACGCATTGCCCGATCCGGCGCCCGAGCCGCCGGCGGCGGGCGCCGGCACCGTGTCCGGCCCGCTGTCCCGGAAGGTCATCGCGCAGCTCTTGGGCCACACATCGTAG